The following DNA comes from Antricoccus suffuscus.
ACTGAGTCAAATGGCCATCTGAGCGGTCAGGCGATTCGCGCGCAGCAGGCGGGTATGGCACGCACATTTGTATGGACCACTACAGAGCAGCGCGAAAAAGTGTGGGCATACTTCCCTCTGGCGCCGACCGAACTGACCCGCGACACTCTCTCGGGTGGACAGGCGTCGGGCTATACCGTCGTTCCCGGTTACCTGCGTGCCAGGTTGGCGATTCACGCTGTTCGTCGCGGATTCGGCTATGGAGGGCAGGTGCTTGTTGACGCCCTGAGCCGGGCCACGCGTGCTGCCGAGCGTGGTAGTCGCCGCACTTGACGATTCCGCGGTGAGCATCTACCCGCATTACGCCTTCACTCCGGTCAAGGGTAACCCTCGCCGACTCGTCCTGAAGATGGCCAACGTCCGCAAGATCCCCGAGTGACTGTCAAAGCGGTAACGGCGCGGTTCCACTCGGCCAGGGAGGCGTGTACGCCGACCGCGATCTGCGCCCTGCCGATCTGGGCGCGGACGTTGACGCACGGTCCGCTGTGGTTGCCGTCTTGCCGGGTCAGTACGACGGCGATTCCCTTAACCCGTGATCGCAGGCAATCCGGACGTAGTGGAGATGGACCTCGTTATCGTTCGTCGGTTGCGAGGAAGCGCGCAAGGCAGCGTCGTATCTCGCGCATTGCTCCTTGGTCAAGTTGTCCGACCGCACGAGTAACGCGGCGCCGATCGATAGTCCGCGGCTGTTCGGTCATCGCGAAGCTCGAGTCTTCGAGCCCGGTGTTGCCGTGTAGCTGAATGTGGTTCGGCAGACCTCGGTCGCGAGTGGTTATCGGAAGAACGATCACGATGTTTGGGATCGCAGCGAGGTACTCGTCAGAGGACACGATCACCGCGGGACGATGACCGGCCTGTTCGGGCCCGACAACCGGACTGAAATTCACCCATACGACCTGGTCGCAGAACAGGTCAGTCATTGGTGAGCCCGTCAGCGATGGTCGTCTGCCCCCATTCGCTGATTTCTGCGGAATAGTCATCATCTGCTGGCAGAGCGCGGTAACGCAACCGAATCAAATCGAACCATTGATCGCGCTCGTATCTGTCGACGAGTTCCTCGACCAAGATCCCGGGCGTGACACCTCGCGAAGCTGCCGTGGAGCTCAGTCGGTCTCTGACCTCAGACGTAACCTTGATTGTGGTTGTTGCTGCCTTGGCAAAAATATACTGCTGCGGACCTCACGGGGCTACGAATTCAGGTTCAAGAACGTAGCCGAGTTCGTAGTCAGTTTAGCTGCAAGTGTCGTGCTGCTTGGCTACTCGGCCAGGTAGGCCAGTACGCCGGAGGCGAGTCCGGCCGCGATTTTGGCCCTGCCGGTGTCGCTCTTCTGGATCGCCGAGTCGATGTCCGAACGCATGTTGCCTAGTTCGCACATCGTCGTCGGAACCGTGCTCAGGTTGAGTCCCGCGAGGTCGCTGCGACTTCCATCCACTCCGTTGGTGCCCTCGTAGTTGGCGACCGGCATCACCCCACTGGCGACGACGGCATCACGCAGTAGTCCAGCGAGCCCGCTGGACTGGGTCTTGATCGCCTCGCCGCCCGGGGCGAGCGCAGTTGTCATACAGAAGAATCCGTGATTGCCGGCCGCGGAGCCGTCACCGTGGATGGAGACCACGGCGTTGGCGTGCGCATCGTTGCCGATCTGGGCGCGGACGTTGACGCACGGTCCGATGCCGTTGTCGTCTTGCCGGGTGAGTACGACGGTGACCCCGTTGGATTCGAGTATCGCCTTGAGCTTGGCGGAGAGATCCCAGGTGAAGGCGTGTTCGGCGTACCCGTCGTTGGTCGCCGTGCCGGTGGTATTGCACGCCTTCGTGCCGCCTGTGCCGTCCGGCACCTGCTTGTTGATCGCCGCGGAGTTGGCGCCGTTCGCGCCGTTGTGACCGGGGTCGATGACGACGACCTTGCCCGCGAGCGGGTTCGGCGGAGGAGGCGCCGGAGCAGCGGGAGTCGGACTGGGCGTGGCCGCGGGGGTCGGCGTGGGTGCCGTCGTGCTCGAGGTCGTCGTACTCGGGGCTGGTGTCGACGGGTCCGCTATCGAGGTGCGCGGCGTGCTCGAGGAGGAAGTTTTCCCGGCAGTATCCGGTGTGGCCGCGACCATGCAACCGCTCACGGCGAGCGTCACGGCCAGCATTGTGGCGCCGGCAACCGCCGCGGTGCGCGCCCGTGTCGCCAGTCCATGACACACTCGAACAGACATGGCGACACTCTTTCACGCCCCGAGTCGTTGTCCCACATGAGTACGGCGCACCGACGACGTCGTTACCCAACATTCACCTCAAGGAGTACGGCACATGCAGCCTGGCGGCCAGCCCGATATGCAGCAGATCATGAAGCAGGCGCAGCAGATGCAGGAGCAGCTGCAAAAGGCGCAGCAGGAAATTCAGAGCGCAACGGTCGAGGGTTCGGCCGGCAGCGGGCTCGTGAAGGTCGTCATGACCGGCGGCGGTGAGCTGCAGTCGATCGAGATTGATCCGAAGGCTGTCGATCCGGACGATGTCGAGACCCTCCAGGATCTGATCATCGCGGCCGTCCGCGACGGATCGCGTGAGGCGAGCGAGCTCGCGCAGAAGGCGATGGGACCGCTCGCCGGCGGCATGGGCGGACTCGGCCTGCCAGGCATGTAACCCGCCAGCGTCGTATTCGATCCGAGACGTTTCCAACCGGACTCGTTCCCCAGCCCGTACTAGCAAGAAAGAATCCACGTGTTCGAAGGCGCCGTTCAGGACCTCATCGATGAGCTGGGCAGACTGCCGGGCATCGGTCCCAAAAGCGCGCAGCGTATCGCATTTCACCTGCTGAGCGTGGACAGTTCCGTCATCGAGGACCTGGTCGGCGCACTGACCAAGGTCAAGGACGACGTACGTTTCTGCGTGACCTGTGGAAACGTCAGCGAGCAAGACACCTGCCGCATCTGTCGTGATCCTCGCCGAGTCGATGACGTGATCTGTGTAGTCGAGGAGTCTAAGGACGTTGCGGCGATCGAACGGACCAATGAGTTCCGCGGTCGCTACCACGTCCTCGGCGGCGCCATCAACCCGATGGACGGCATCGGCCCGGACGACCTACGCGTCAAAGAGTTACTGGCGCGCCTCGGTGACGGGACGGTGCGCGAGATCATTCTCGCGACCGACCCCAACCTCGAGGGCGAGGCGACGGCGACGTACCTGACCCGGATGCTCTCGCCAATGGGGCTCGTCGTATCGCGATTGGCAAGTGGCCTGCCCGTGGGCGGCGACCTGGAGTACGCCGATGAAGTGACGCTCGGCCGCGCGTTCGCGGGGCGGCGTACGGTGTCGCAAACCGTCTAGCGCTCTCGCTGGCCTTCTACACTGGTTTCATGTCCGCCGAAGACCTCGTCCGCAAGCCGCATCCGAGTTTGCGTCGGTACGTCGGTGACTAAGTCGGCTATGATTTCGCCGGTTTACCGCCCGGAACACATCTTGGGCTGCCTTCGGGATCGCTGACGTTCATCGTGTCGATCGATGAGCCGATTCGGCTGTACGACGAGTCGCTCGAGACCGATGAGGACTACGGCGTACTGCTGGCCGGGCTGCATCTGCGTCGTACCCTGGTCCGTCACAACGGCACTATGGCGGGGATCCAGATCAACTTCAGCCCGATCGCACCGCGCGCGTTCTTCGGGATCCCGGCGGGAGAAGTCGCGCATCGCAGCTACCAATTGGACGTCATCGCACGGTCGATGGCCGACGAGCTGCATGAGCGCGTCAACGAGACGTCGTCGTGGGCCGCGCGGTTCGGAGCGATTGACGATGTACTCCTACGCGCCACGCGTGAAGTAGAGGGCCCCCGCGACGAGGTCGTCGACTCGTGGCGGCAGATAGCGCTCAGCCATGGCGGACTGCCGATCTCGCTTGTCGCCGACCAGGTCGGCTGGAGTAGACGGCATCTCAACACGCAGTTCAACGCGGAGTTCGGCATCGGCCCGAAGGATGCGGCTCGCGTGCTGCGTTACGACCGTGCGCGGCGAATGATCTCGTCGGGAGACTTGAAGATCGCGGATATAGCAGCGATCTGCGGATATGCCGACCAGGCCCACCTCAATCGTGACTTCAAGTCGTTTACCGGTACCAGCCCTACGACGTGGCTGCGCGACGA
Coding sequences within:
- a CDS encoding type II toxin-antitoxin system PemK/MazF family toxin, yielding MTDLFCDQVVWVNFSPVVGPEQAGHRPAVIVSSDEYLAAIPNIVIVLPITTRDRGLPNHIQLHGNTGLEDSSFAMTEQPRTIDRRRVTRAVGQLDQGAMREIRRCLARFLATDER
- a CDS encoding N-acetylmuramoyl-L-alanine amidase, with translation MSVRVCHGLATRARTAAVAGATMLAVTLAVSGCMVAATPDTAGKTSSSSTPRTSIADPSTPAPSTTTSSTTAPTPTPAATPSPTPAAPAPPPPNPLAGKVVVIDPGHNGANGANSAAINKQVPDGTGGTKACNTTGTATNDGYAEHAFTWDLSAKLKAILESNGVTVVLTRQDDNGIGPCVNVRAQIGNDAHANAVVSIHGDGSAAGNHGFFCMTTALAPGGEAIKTQSSGLAGLLRDAVVASGVMPVANYEGTNGVDGSRSDLAGLNLSTVPTTMCELGNMRSDIDSAIQKSDTGRAKIAAGLASGVLAYLAE
- a CDS encoding YbaB/EbfC family nucleoid-associated protein: MQPGGQPDMQQIMKQAQQMQEQLQKAQQEIQSATVEGSAGSGLVKVVMTGGGELQSIEIDPKAVDPDDVETLQDLIIAAVRDGSREASELAQKAMGPLAGGMGGLGLPGM
- the recR gene encoding recombination mediator RecR codes for the protein MFEGAVQDLIDELGRLPGIGPKSAQRIAFHLLSVDSSVIEDLVGALTKVKDDVRFCVTCGNVSEQDTCRICRDPRRVDDVICVVEESKDVAAIERTNEFRGRYHVLGGAINPMDGIGPDDLRVKELLARLGDGTVREIILATDPNLEGEATATYLTRMLSPMGLVVSRLASGLPVGGDLEYADEVTLGRAFAGRRTVSQTV
- a CDS encoding helix-turn-helix domain-containing protein → MSIDEPIRLYDESLETDEDYGVLLAGLHLRRTLVRHNGTMAGIQINFSPIAPRAFFGIPAGEVAHRSYQLDVIARSMADELHERVNETSSWAARFGAIDDVLLRATREVEGPRDEVVDSWRQIALSHGGLPISLVADQVGWSRRHLNTQFNAEFGIGPKDAARVLRYDRARRMISSGDLKIADIAAICGYADQAHLNRDFKSFTGTSPTTWLRDDPVARTNQPADDVDEPALIRPRLAGVRK